Proteins encoded in a region of the Acidobacteriota bacterium genome:
- a CDS encoding DUF790 family protein gives MLTAELAIYFQRGDRVTPRRLEPDAESLRIAEDLIGIVAEQVNHRRSELNNALEEYVGTGTDYRILRGLIKLLMDVCTFEPGGGIEPTELRQKLFLAAKQHHPVTPAVRGQLIAEIAEEFSTDTETIETGLYGDLSENQRLIAFEQPMPADLVAGYNLAQAQALLYRCVDMKLTIAPQPATGYRQIFDAIKRYNLIHTIKGSAATGYQISLSGPVSLFHRSQKYGIRMAVFLPALLECRGWRLRAEIETKRGRGFYELNSEQQDLVARDSFNWMESANQSETLDKLLAGWSRLQCDWQASVCSEVIDLGGTAFVPDVVLETANGRKVYLEIFGFWTPRYLEDRLAEFERGNFKNFFLLVSEELLGSREAPVNLPPNVVSYKTSPDAKAVLAAVESI, from the coding sequence ATGCTCACAGCAGAATTGGCCATTTATTTTCAGCGCGGCGACCGCGTGACTCCACGGCGGTTGGAACCGGATGCGGAAAGTCTTCGGATTGCAGAGGATTTGATCGGCATTGTCGCGGAGCAGGTGAATCATCGGCGGTCGGAATTAAACAATGCGCTGGAGGAATACGTCGGGACGGGAACCGATTATCGGATTTTGCGCGGATTGATCAAATTGCTGATGGATGTGTGCACGTTTGAACCCGGCGGCGGAATCGAACCGACGGAACTTCGGCAAAAACTGTTCCTCGCCGCCAAACAGCATCATCCTGTGACTCCGGCTGTGCGGGGGCAATTGATTGCCGAAATTGCCGAAGAGTTCAGCACAGACACAGAAACGATTGAAACCGGGTTATACGGCGACCTCAGCGAAAACCAGCGATTGATTGCCTTTGAACAACCCATGCCTGCCGATTTGGTTGCCGGATACAACCTGGCGCAAGCGCAGGCGCTGTTGTATCGCTGCGTGGACATGAAGCTGACCATTGCGCCGCAACCTGCCACTGGGTATCGCCAAATCTTCGACGCTATCAAACGCTACAACCTGATTCACACGATCAAAGGAAGCGCCGCCACAGGCTATCAAATCAGTTTGAGCGGCCCGGTTTCGCTGTTTCATCGGTCGCAAAAGTATGGAATTCGGATGGCGGTGTTTTTGCCTGCCTTGCTGGAATGCCGCGGCTGGCGATTGCGCGCAGAAATCGAGACCAAGCGCGGACGCGGTTTTTACGAATTGAACAGCGAGCAGCAGGATTTGGTGGCGCGCGATTCATTCAATTGGATGGAAAGCGCCAATCAATCGGAAACGCTGGACAAGTTGTTGGCTGGATGGTCGCGGTTACAATGCGATTGGCAGGCGTCAGTTTGCAGCGAAGTCATTGATTTGGGCGGAACGGCGTTTGTGCCCGATGTGGTTTTGGAAACTGCGAACGGTAGAAAAGTGTATCTGGAAATTTTTGGCTTCTGGACGCCGCGCTATCTGGAAGATCGGCTGGCGGAGTTTGAACGCGGCAACTTCAAAAACTTTTTCCTGCTGGTTTCAGAAGAATTGCTCGGCAGTCGCGAAGCGCCCGTGAATTTGCCGCCGAATGTCGTCAGCTACAAAACTTCGCCGGATGCAAAAGCGGTGCTGGCTGCGGTGGAGTCCATTTGA
- the fabZ gene encoding 3-hydroxyacyl-ACP dehydratase FabZ, which yields MIDRLPATDYRIMDINEIQQIIPHRYPMLLIDRIVELEPLKRIVAIKNVTMNEQVFQGHFPGAPVYPGVYIIEAMAQAGAVLLFREVPDRENKLMFFTGIEEAKFRRPVVPGDQLRLEVNVLKYKMGYAKLSAKAYVGDQLAAEALLSSALADKHKK from the coding sequence ATGATTGACCGACTACCGGCTACCGACTACCGAATTATGGACATCAACGAAATTCAACAAATCATCCCCCATCGTTATCCCATGCTGTTGATTGACCGCATCGTCGAACTCGAACCGCTGAAGCGGATTGTGGCGATAAAAAACGTGACGATGAACGAGCAGGTCTTTCAAGGCCATTTCCCCGGCGCGCCGGTTTATCCCGGCGTTTACATCATCGAAGCAATGGCGCAGGCCGGAGCCGTCTTGCTCTTCCGCGAAGTTCCCGACCGTGAAAACAAACTGATGTTTTTCACCGGCATCGAAGAAGCCAAGTTTCGCCGCCCAGTGGTTCCCGGCGATCAACTTCGACTGGAAGTCAACGTGCTGAAATACAAAATGGGATACGCCAAATTGAGCGCCAAAGCCTACGTCGGCGATCAATTGGCCGCCGAAGCCCTTCTCTCTTCCGCGCTGGCCGACAAACACAAAAAATAA
- the lpxA gene encoding acyl-ACP--UDP-N-acetylglucosamine O-acyltransferase translates to MIHPTAIIGSKAELGANVSVGPYSIIGDHVTIHDEVELVSHVVIEGPCEIGRGTKILPFASLGQSPQDLKYKGEDTRLVIGQRNVIREYVTMNRGTVGGGGLTSVGDDNLFMAQTHIAHDCIVGSRNVFANLASLAGHVTIEDDATLGAFVGVHQFCHIGSHAFVGGMSKIVKDALPYARTDGTEAKCYGANTIGLRRKGFSNEAIRRIQQAFTLLLNSKLNTSQALERIKVELAGSPEIDYLIGFIERSERGITK, encoded by the coding sequence ATGATCCATCCGACCGCAATCATCGGTTCCAAAGCCGAACTTGGCGCAAACGTCAGCGTCGGCCCGTATTCGATTATCGGCGACCACGTCACCATTCACGACGAAGTCGAATTGGTCAGCCACGTCGTCATCGAAGGCCCGTGCGAAATTGGCCGAGGCACCAAAATTCTTCCGTTCGCTTCGCTGGGCCAATCGCCGCAGGATTTGAAATACAAAGGCGAAGATACGCGGCTGGTCATTGGCCAGCGAAATGTCATTCGCGAATATGTGACGATGAATCGAGGAACGGTGGGCGGCGGAGGGCTGACATCCGTCGGCGATGACAATCTGTTTATGGCGCAAACGCACATCGCGCACGATTGCATCGTCGGTTCACGAAACGTCTTTGCCAACCTGGCGTCGCTGGCAGGACACGTCACCATCGAAGACGACGCCACGCTCGGAGCCTTTGTCGGCGTTCACCAGTTTTGCCATATCGGTTCGCATGCCTTCGTCGGCGGCATGTCCAAAATTGTCAAAGACGCGCTGCCTTACGCCCGCACCGACGGGACAGAAGCCAAATGTTATGGCGCCAACACCATCGGTTTGCGCCGCAAAGGCTTTTCCAACGAAGCGATTCGCCGCATTCAACAGGCGTTTACCCTGTTGCTGAATTCAAAGCTGAACACGTCTCAGGCGTTGGAACGAATCAAGGTGGAGTTGGCTGGTTCGCCGGAAATTGATTACCTGATTGGATTTATCGAACGGTCGGAACGCGGAATCACAAAGTAA
- the dacB gene encoding D-alanyl-D-alanine carboxypeptidase/D-alanyl-D-alanine-endopeptidase: MKRINCLISLLLTVCLPVAPVFGTERGAVATRSLLLSIPYQQAAPAKPQTPAELQARIAALLDEPKFAAARWGILIKAGQDKIVFERDAEKAFMPASNMKLYTTSAALDAFGPEFKIKTSVYAAKPVKAGRINGDLILYGRGDPNLSARFDGENPDRYNDHVSADKIAPIERLADQIKAARVKTVTGNLVGDDSFFADDLIGPSWEWDDLQFYYGAEVSALTVNDNCVTFTVKPGKKVGDKPTITVQPVTEYVKIVNHATTSANGAVRVGVNRPLDSNTVEFFGSMPRNREKFDVNIAIHDPASFAATLLKEALARRGIRVLGKTLRADAVARIAKPFEESKMTEIAKIESQPMAELLKVVNKESQNLHAELLLRQLGVFAMAETGAPHELDEYGRPKTTLSRGNEARRQFLIKAGVDVAPLSLRDGSGLARHDLVTPRSTVRLLEFMLAHPHANVFRDSLVIAGTDGTLERRMRDTPAAGNFRGKTGSLSYVNALSGYITTKRGQVVIFSGMGNNYTGPGRDVTSVFDQICVMIAEFEGEL, encoded by the coding sequence ATGAAAAGAATCAATTGCCTGATCTCGTTGTTGCTCACTGTATGTTTGCCTGTCGCGCCTGTATTCGGTACGGAACGGGGAGCGGTAGCAACCCGGTCGCTACTGCTTTCGATTCCGTACCAGCAGGCTGCGCCCGCTAAACCACAAACCCCCGCGGAACTTCAAGCTCGCATTGCCGCATTGCTTGACGAGCCAAAATTCGCGGCCGCTCGCTGGGGAATTTTGATCAAAGCCGGACAAGATAAGATCGTTTTTGAACGCGACGCCGAAAAAGCGTTCATGCCCGCGTCGAACATGAAGTTGTACACAACTTCGGCGGCGCTGGATGCCTTCGGACCAGAGTTCAAAATCAAAACTTCTGTGTACGCCGCGAAACCGGTCAAAGCCGGTCGCATCAACGGCGATTTGATTTTGTATGGCCGAGGCGATCCGAATCTGTCTGCGCGCTTTGACGGCGAAAATCCCGACAGATACAACGACCACGTTTCCGCGGACAAAATCGCGCCGATTGAGCGGTTGGCCGATCAGATCAAAGCCGCCAGGGTCAAAACTGTCACCGGCAATCTGGTTGGCGATGACAGCTTTTTTGCCGACGACTTGATCGGCCCGAGTTGGGAATGGGATGATTTGCAATTTTATTACGGCGCGGAAGTCAGCGCGCTGACGGTCAATGACAACTGCGTGACGTTCACGGTCAAGCCGGGCAAGAAGGTCGGTGACAAACCGACCATCACCGTTCAACCCGTGACCGAGTACGTTAAGATCGTCAATCATGCGACCACCAGCGCAAACGGCGCGGTGCGCGTTGGTGTCAATCGCCCGTTGGACAGCAACACGGTGGAATTTTTCGGTTCCATGCCGCGCAACCGCGAAAAGTTCGATGTCAACATCGCCATTCACGATCCGGCCAGCTTTGCCGCCACACTGTTGAAAGAAGCCCTGGCCAGACGCGGCATTCGCGTGCTTGGCAAAACTCTTCGCGCCGACGCCGTTGCGCGCATCGCCAAACCCTTCGAGGAATCGAAGATGACAGAAATCGCCAAAATCGAGTCCCAGCCGATGGCAGAGCTTTTGAAAGTCGTCAACAAAGAAAGCCAGAATTTGCACGCCGAATTATTGTTGCGGCAACTTGGCGTGTTTGCGATGGCGGAAACTGGCGCGCCACATGAGCTGGATGAATATGGCCGACCGAAAACTACGCTTTCGCGTGGCAATGAAGCTCGGCGGCAATTTTTGATCAAAGCCGGAGTAGACGTCGCGCCCCTGAGTTTGCGCGATGGTTCCGGCCTTGCTCGGCATGATTTGGTGACTCCGCGCAGCACCGTGCGATTGCTGGAATTCATGCTGGCGCATCCACACGCCAACGTCTTTCGGGATTCGTTGGTCATTGCCGGAACCGACGGCACGCTTGAACGCCGGATGCGCGACACGCCCGCGGCAGGAAACTTCCGTGGCAAAACCGGCTCGCTCAGTTACGTCAACGCGCTTTCGGGATACATCACCACCAAACGCGGCCAAGTCGTGATTTTCAGCGGGATGGGAAACAATTACACCGGCCCCGGACGCGATGTCACTTCGGTGTTTGATCAAATCTGCGTGATGATCGCCGAGTTTGAAGGCGAGTTGTAA
- a CDS encoding metallophosphoesterase family protein — MFYVACGKHSGVTVDDMAFKPPLKRIGVLGDIHCEDVRLAAALQFFQTQNLDLVCSVGDLIDGLGDPNRTIELLQQFRVVTVRGNHERWLMKNEMRGLPEAQSRFDFEALAWVFLNRLPIELEFETAAGRMLLTHGLRGDDMGGVWPFDDAMTLHSNYPLWTMVASKQFAFVVNGHTHRRLVRSFGEMTIINAGTLYRKHDPCFCIADFEQLVVQYFNVDAEGRIATAEQFSLPEKTIL, encoded by the coding sequence TTGTTTTATGTCGCCTGTGGTAAACATTCAGGTGTGACCGTTGACGACATGGCTTTCAAACCTCCTCTCAAACGAATTGGCGTGCTGGGCGATATTCATTGCGAAGACGTTCGACTGGCCGCCGCACTGCAATTTTTCCAAACGCAAAATCTGGATTTGGTTTGTTCAGTCGGCGATCTGATTGACGGTCTGGGTGATCCCAATCGGACCATTGAGCTGTTGCAGCAGTTTCGTGTCGTCACCGTGCGGGGCAATCACGAACGTTGGTTGATGAAAAACGAAATGCGCGGATTGCCGGAAGCGCAATCCCGATTTGATTTTGAGGCTCTGGCCTGGGTGTTCCTCAACCGGTTGCCGATTGAATTGGAGTTTGAAACTGCCGCTGGGCGCATGTTGTTGACGCACGGATTACGGGGTGACGATATGGGGGGCGTCTGGCCGTTTGATGACGCGATGACGCTGCATTCCAACTATCCGTTGTGGACGATGGTCGCTTCCAAACAATTTGCGTTTGTGGTTAATGGTCACACGCATCGCCGCCTGGTCAGAAGCTTCGGCGAAATGACGATCATCAACGCCGGGACGCTGTACCGAAAACACGATCCCTGTTTCTGCATCGCCGATTTTGAACAACTCGTCGTGCAGTATTTCAATGTTGACGCCGAAGGCCGAATTGCAACTGCCGAACAGTTTTCACTTCCTGAAAAAACAATTCTGTGA
- a CDS encoding DEAD/DEAH box helicase family protein yields the protein MIDVIDPKIIVQFDAGTLLLEGAERAYEAPPQFAWDERVRRWRAQAIAYRDVVTELIRRKIPHEDKARQYLEFQFKAELTAEPRPYQEEAIAAWKKAGRRGTVILPTGAGKTFVAQMAIEMVGRSTLVIVPTIDLMNQWYDLLLSSFNAEIGLIGGGYFERGAIVVTTYASAFRFMERMGGEFGFIIFDECHHLPSDVYRYAAEMAIAPFRLGLTATPERADGADEMLERLIGPIIYRKEAQHLAGEFLADYTTEQISVVLSPAERELYESERNIFRQFTREKGIYFGDPRGWQQFIMLSARSQEGRRAMQAYRESKRIALGNDAKLHVLEKLMQRHRRERLIIFTAENEMVYRISEQFLIPAITHETPIKERRMWLEAFNRGDVLALATSKVLNEGVNIPEASVAVVLSGSGSSREHIQRLGRILRKQPDKQAVLYEVVTAQTAEERISQRRTNVRQFQRDQALGDDWLE from the coding sequence ATGATTGATGTCATTGACCCCAAAATCATCGTGCAGTTCGACGCGGGGACGCTGTTGCTGGAAGGCGCGGAGCGGGCGTACGAGGCTCCGCCGCAGTTTGCCTGGGATGAGCGGGTGCGGCGCTGGCGCGCGCAGGCGATTGCGTATCGCGATGTCGTCACCGAACTGATTCGCCGCAAAATTCCTCACGAAGACAAGGCTCGCCAGTATCTGGAATTCCAATTCAAAGCCGAACTCACGGCCGAACCGCGTCCGTATCAGGAAGAAGCCATTGCCGCGTGGAAAAAAGCTGGAAGGCGCGGGACTGTGATTTTGCCTACGGGCGCGGGGAAAACGTTTGTTGCGCAGATGGCGATTGAAATGGTCGGTCGTTCGACGCTGGTGATTGTGCCGACGATTGATTTGATGAATCAGTGGTACGACTTGCTGCTGTCTTCGTTCAACGCCGAAATTGGCTTGATCGGCGGCGGGTACTTTGAACGCGGCGCGATTGTGGTGACGACATACGCCTCGGCGTTTCGGTTTATGGAGCGGATGGGCGGCGAATTCGGCTTCATCATTTTTGACGAATGCCACCATTTGCCGAGCGATGTGTACCGGTACGCGGCGGAAATGGCGATTGCGCCGTTTCGATTGGGATTGACGGCGACGCCGGAACGCGCAGACGGCGCGGACGAAATGCTGGAGCGATTGATTGGGCCGATCATTTACCGCAAAGAGGCGCAGCATCTGGCCGGAGAGTTTCTGGCAGATTACACGACCGAACAGATTTCCGTCGTGCTGTCGCCCGCGGAGCGGGAGTTGTATGAAAGCGAGCGAAACATCTTTCGCCAGTTCACGCGCGAAAAAGGAATTTACTTTGGCGATCCGCGCGGATGGCAGCAGTTCATTATGCTCAGCGCACGCAGCCAGGAAGGTCGTCGCGCAATGCAAGCCTACCGTGAATCCAAACGCATCGCGCTGGGCAATGATGCCAAGTTGCATGTGCTGGAAAAACTGATGCAGCGCCATCGCCGCGAACGGCTGATCATCTTCACGGCGGAAAACGAGATGGTTTATCGCATTTCGGAACAATTTCTGATTCCAGCGATCACACACGAAACACCGATCAAGGAACGGCGCATGTGGCTGGAGGCGTTCAATCGAGGTGATGTGCTGGCGCTGGCGACTTCCAAAGTGCTGAACGAAGGCGTCAATATCCCCGAAGCTTCCGTGGCGGTGGTGCTTTCAGGGTCGGGGTCTTCGCGCGAACACATTCAACGGTTGGGACGCATTTTGCGAAAGCAGCCGGACAAGCAAGCCGTGCTGTACGAAGTCGTCACGGCCCAGACTGCCGAAGAACGGATCAGTCAGCGCAGAACCAACGTCCGGCAGTTTCAGCGCGATCAGGCGCTGGGCGACGATTGGTTGGAATAA